A segment of the Panicum hallii strain FIL2 chromosome 1, PHallii_v3.1, whole genome shotgun sequence genome:
TAATCCTCCTCACCATCCGTGTAATCCAGCCTTGTACATTACTACCATCTAGAGGTGTTTGCGTTTCTCTTGCACGGGTGCATCTCAGCATCTGCGACCTGAAAACCTAGCTGTTCATGCGCCTGCGCCCCCACAGGGCGGCATCCTGACCTCTCGGAAGATTGTTCCGTGATGTTCACAAGCGGTATGCAGTTGCGTGGAGCTTTCCAGATCGTTCTTTTTCCCCTGCAGTAGTTTCTTGCGGACAGGGGGAAGGTGGAGCATTGAATTGGAATCGGATCGGAGCACGTGAAGAGTGGAGCTGTGAGGGCGCGGAGCAGTTACCTTTCCCGAATGAGGTCGCAGGTAAATTTCTGATTTGAGCCATGGAATTAGGTTGGATCAATGGAGCAGCCTGTGAAGATGGAGCTAGCCGCCGAACCGGGACTAGGACATCCACGTGACTCGAGTGTACGCCCACTGTGCTGGACCTTTTCTTAACAAGTGGCACTGGCACAACACGGGCGCACATGCGAAGTTCCATGCGGCAACCTTTCGGCAACTTGCAGATGGAGAAGAGGCGAAGAGCTATGGGCCGATCTGATGGGCATAGTCCTGGAGCGCCACCCGTGACTGAAAGATATGCTTCTTTCCCGTGCCTGCTGGTGATGCTGCACGGCGACACCGGTGTCGCGTCGCGTCCATGATTCAGTGTGCTGCTGCCACAGCTAGCCATTGGTAACTCCGTACGTGCCGGGAGCAACGTCAGTTTTGAGTCCGGAGTTCTGGACAATCTCCCAATGTTCCTATCGTGCTACCACATGGTAGTGACCCTCTGAAATCAGGAACCAACTACTGGGCTTCAGCTACAAACATCGCACATGACAAGCACTTTTGTCCAAATTCCAAGCAATCTAGGAATACAAATCTCACAGGAACCAGATCTTGTCTTAACTACAAGCGCCCAATGTCATCCAGTCAAAACTCGAAACAGAAACGTTATAGGCTCCTGCCTCCACAATTGTATCAGCAGCGGTGTCCTCCCAGGAAACACAAAACACTGAAACGAAATGCAAGACTTTGAATCCTATAGAATTACAGAAGTTGTACCAATGCGCACGGGAAAAACATGCTGGGGCCCCTAACATTTTCCCAGCATCTTGGAGCAGCTAAGGATCTCAGGCGTCATTGCCATATGGGGACTCATCACGCTGGGGCTGCTGCCCTGGGGACCTGCTATAGCTCCTGCTCCTTCTTGCAGGTGGTGGCGGAGGCGACCTGCTCAGTTCTCGGGTTGCCGGTGGCGACCTGCTGCTGTTGTTTCTcggaggcggtggtggtggcgaccTGCTGTAGCTCCGTGCACGAGCAGGTGGAGGCGACCTGCTGGGACTCCGTGCACGAGGAGGTGGAGACCTACTGTAACTCCGCTTCCTAGGAGAACGATCCCGTGGGCTGTAGCTCCTGAAACATGGAGGGTTTTTTTTCAGAAATGACCACAAAATTAACTCATTGAAAAGGCAGCAAGTGTGGCAACAAGACATATGGGGCTTGTTGAATTGCTAAGCAAATGGCAAAATTGAAAATGTAGCTACAACCAGGCTGGTCAACAAAAACAAAACCAGAGATGTGCACGAGAACCCATGTACTTGATGCCATTACTTCATATTCCCTCAGTTCTAAAACAGAAGTTTAGGAATGGTTTTGTGCTCCAATAGACATTGTTTTAGGTTTTATAAGTGGCATTTTCCCCCTGAAGAACCCTTATTGAAAGCTATTGAATATTGGTGTTCAGAATGAATGCGTGAAGTGGGCTTGGAGTCATTACCTTCTGCCATAGCTTGGGCTCCTCCGATATCTtgggctgcggctgcggcttcGGCTACGACTGCGATATCTAGGGCTTCGGCTCCGGCGCCTTCCACTACCCAAGCCTCCGGAACCAATCCGTAAGCGACATTCACGTGCAAAGTGACCAGTTTCACCACACTCATAGCACTTCATATCAGAACCATTACGGTCTCGGCCACGTCCACCACCAGCTTTGGTTGACAGCTCAACCCTCCATCCATTCTTACCTATCAAACACGAATTGAAAAAAAGTATATGCACAAATTCATATATGAATATAACAATAGCTAAAGGGTAAAACTTGGTTCAATCACTAACGGAGATGAAAATAGTCGAAACGTTCTTCTCAAGTAAGATGAATAGATTATAGCAATTTAAAATGAACTCAAGCATCTTTTAGAGTCTTGCAGTTGAGTATCACTTGCTCCAGGGTCAGTAAACACATGCATTGATTAGAGCAGCACCAAGATGTTCAACATCCCACTCATGCTTTAAGTTTGGCTTGTTATCACTATGTTATTCACTAAGTTGATATAATGGATACCAGTATATTTCTTGGTAGAAATACAACTGCCGGGTATCAAAATGCAGGCACAAATATTGTCAAAGACAATTGGACCGTTTCTAGATATTAATACAGTGACATGCAGTTCTCCGTGTTTTAGAACCCACAAAAGCAGGTGCTGTCAGTATTTTCACAACTTGACCTTGCATAAGCTGCCACTTTAATGGAGATGCAACTTCCTACTGCAGAGTGATAATTACTTCAATCACACGCTGTTACCCTATTATCATGAAGTTTAAGCTTTATCATATACTACAAATAACTGAGGAAACAAAGGAAAacattttaattcaaatttgaaagtaatTTAATAGGGTCATATTCTTCATAACAAAACTACCCACTGCCGGAAAAAGCAATAAGTCAATCGTGAAAAAGATGTACAGCAAAGGGCAAGCTCTTTAAAATACAAATAAAAAATAGACATCCTTGATTATTACCATCAAGTTCACGAATGGCATCTTGTGCATCCCTGCGGTCATCAAAGTCAATGAAGGCAAATCCTGGTGGTTTTCTAGCAACCCATACACTGCATTGAAAAAAATAAATCAGTACAAGTGAATTCCTCTAATCATCATCTAATGTACAAAAGCATCTAATACTGAATTAAGCTAacaaacagcatacaaaacaaAAAATCTCTACTATCAACAGCAACGAAGAACTAACACTTCGGCATACAAATGCAAGAAAGACTGAATGGCATTCAACAAGACCTATGTAACTCTTCCATGGAATCCTCCCACTCTGCATATATACCTATTATTAGCTTGTTGCATAAGTCAACATACAACCCCGCTGCACAGAGGTACATATCACTCTGGATAAAGTGCAGCTAAACCTTTCATGGATTGAGTACTAA
Coding sequences within it:
- the LOC112889297 gene encoding serine/arginine-rich splicing factor RSZ23-like; its protein translation is MARVYVGNLDPRVTAREIEDEFRTFGVLRSVWVARKPPGFAFIDFDDRRDAQDAIRELDGKNGWRVELSTKAGGGRGRDRNGSDMKCYECGETGHFARECRLRIGSGGLGSGRRRSRSPRYRSRSRSRSRSPRYRRSPSYGRRSYSPRDRSPRKRSYSRSPPPRARSPSRSPPPARARSYSRSPPPPPPRNNSSRSPPATRELSRSPPPPPARRSRSYSRSPGQQPQRDESPYGNDA